The Leguminivora glycinivorella isolate SPB_JAAS2020 chromosome 4, LegGlyc_1.1, whole genome shotgun sequence genome segment GATCTGAATATTTTGTCAACAAATTATCCCGCGTGACGTGCAAGTCCAAAGGATCAGGACGTCCTTATAATGTTCAGACAAACATTACAGCGTCGGTCGATTTAATTTCAGAAGTCAATGTCCCGCTACTGATGTAAATGTAATGTCAATAACTAATAAAACGTTAATATTGATTGCTTTCAAAGCTTAAAGCTTTACCAGAATGGATAATGTACAGTTATTGCGCTTATGAAATTTATAAATCTATACttctatacttaatattataaatgggaaagtgtgtgtgtctgtttgtttgtccgtctttcacggcaaaacgaagtgacgaattgacgtgatgttttaagtggaaatagttgaggggttggagagtgacataggctactttttgtctctttctaacgcgagcgaagccgcgggcaaaagctagtataatattatattagagaatactaatattattattattctctttgaTGCTCCAGGGAGCGTCCACCGCGAAATGCCAAAATAGCTAATATGGCTTAGCTGTCCTCCTTTCAGTCGCTTTTGTATATTCGagttgtatatgtatatgtaaggATAGataaagtaattttaaattaatattttagatAACACTGGTAGCGGTAAGAgggtgcgactttcaatccggaggtcgcggagtTTTTCGAAGGccctcttatgaatagttcattacatatatattatgatcttaatctaacctaattatcaatttattgttgtaaattattgttcataataatattgtctataatatacaatttcatataaaaataatccaaTGAGAATAtttcttttcaaaaaaatacaatattaatttcatcaacaataataataataataaaacgtaaaaataagaaaccatttcgaataacaattaatcccacgttgttttaacttatgtgcgaaatgtcatttaatatttgccagtcgcatttcggtgaaggaaaacatcgtgaaaaaaccggactaatgccaataaggcctagttatagTTAGTTAAGGTTGGTTACTCGtttgaaggtcagatggcagtcgctttcgtagaactagtgcctatgcccaatcttgggattagttgtcacagcggaccccaggctcccatgagccgcggcaaatgccgggataacgcaaggaggatgatgatttatttatacatctGTACAAATAATCCAGCACATAATAATATTAGATGGCTGCCCCGTAATGCGCTATGCATGTGGAACTCTTAATTTGTATTTACGAATATTTCTGTTCTTTGAcatatgacaaaaaaaaatctgtaccaTCCTCAACGTTACACTCTGTAAATAAAACTCGTAACGGCTCTAAAGTCGAGTGGCTCTCTTCGTTTCGTCCAAACGATTAGGTAGATATGTACCTAGACTAGTTAGATACCTAGACTATGTATATGTAGACACATAAATGGGCAAAAACCATATTTACACTTACATTTTCAGAGAAAGTAGAAATTAACAAGAGTACGCTGGCTGAGCTTTCATCCGCGCGTTCATGTAAATTGTTCAAGTGCACGTTGAATGCGACAGGACCGTATATTTATTCCTATTGAATGCGCTAAGTCAGGGCTATAACTGAGAAATATATCGTTCGtttgtctatttgtctataTATCGAATACACAGACAACGAAATTTTAATTCTTGATATTCATGACGTGAAAATCAAACTTATTTTAATGATatcataattaattacttatttttgaTTGTCATATATTATTTGCTACAGGTGCTGTaaccgaatagcatttctgcgacgcgaaacgaaaacgaaatgcgCGAAAAGTAGTTGGCTCTGTTCACgcaaatacgcaagagcgataaagatagatatctacgagcgtttcctttcatgagcgttttgtgagcgtttgtgccattcggctacgtacccggGGCAGAAATGCCATCTTTCATCTGTTACATGGCTAACTAATCTGGctggcaagtatggtcgcgcgataaatgataaaatatcaggccgtcccgaGCCGTAACCGGCCGTATCGGtcgtgcgatagggacggcctgatattatgttttatcatttatcgcgcgaccatacttgcctgcctggttgatatatgtaatgtatgtacctatatacttGTTTACTGTTATGTCGCGGTGCGCTCTCTGCAGGCCACCCAGTCTCGCAATAAATGTTTAACTGACCGGACGTGTGTGTTTCATTTATATAGACATATCAGTGGCGCTCGAGGATCGGGATTTATATGAACCTAGTTTTAAAAGTGTGCTTTTAAACATGTCAGTGGGGAAGATAAAAGCGTTCGAGGTTTCGTCGGGCAATTGGAGTACATACGTGGACCGCGTGAATATGTACTTTAAGGCTAACGACATCAGCGACAACTTGCAGTTGCCGACATTGATTGCCGTAATGGGAGATGAAGCTTATGAGCTCCTCAGCAACTTGACAAGCCCTAAGAAACCAGGAGAAATGACTTATAAGGAAGTTATCAAGATAATGTCTGATCACATCGAACCAAAACCATCTTTCATGGCGGAACGATACCGGTTACGTCAGAGGCGGCAGGGAGATAAGGAGACTGTCGCTCAATATCTGGCCGATTTAAAAAAGATGGCTAGGTACTGTGATTTCTCCACAGCATTAGAGGATAACCTGCGTGACCAATTTGTGTGCGGTTTGAAAAATGACACAATTAGACAACGCCTTTTCGCTGAGAGTGACTTAACCTATAGTAAGGCCGTACAGCTAGCCCTTTCGTTGGAAGCCGCCGAGAAGGACGCAGCTATGGTGGAACGCGCGAGTGTGAGCGAGACGGGCGATGCGGGAGAGAGAGCCGAGACGGTACATGCACTCACATCGTGGCAACCGCGTGGCAGTAATGGCGTTAGCAATGCGATTTGTGCAGTTTGCGGGAAGTTAGGTCACCGCGACGTTCAATGTCCTTACAAAGATTTTCAGTGTAACAAATGTGgtaacgtaggtcatttaaaaCGAGTGTGTCCGGCTAGGCTAGGAGGTGGTAATGGCGGCAATGCCCGTGTGTCGGGTGGCGACGCTCGTGGGTCGAGCGGCGGCAGCGGCGGGGCCCGGCGCCGGGGCGCCGGCGGCCGCAGGGGCGCGCAGCGCGCCAACCGCGCCAGCGCCATACACCATGTCCAGGCAGAAGATGGCGAGACTCAGTATGAAGAAGAGGTTACGTCGGGGTCCGACTTCGAAGAAGACCTGCATCATCTCTGCTTAAACGATTATAAATCGGTAAGCCTGTCATTAGGTTTAGACGATGAGGTCATTTCTATGGAAATCGACACAGGGTGCGCTGTGTCGTGTATAGGTCGTGATACTTATAATAAGTACTTTAAACACAGACCGTTGGAACAATTCCCTTTGGTGTTAACGGTTTATGATGGCCGTCCAGTTAGACCTCTAGGGGTCATAAGGCCCGTTGTTAGATTTAAAAACCagttaaaaaaattggaacTTTTTGTTATTGAGGGGGGCACTACCCCCATATTAGGTAGACACTGGCTAACAGAGTTACAGATTCGGATTCCTAGATTTCGAAAAGAGTATTTATATAACTTTAACGAGTCTTGTAATAATGAGTTATCTACGTTGCTTGACAGGTATAAGGAGTTATTTAGCGGAGGACTAGGGCGGTTTAGAGGTGGAAAAGCGACACTTCGAGTACGCGAGGGGGCCACACCGGTGTTCTGTCGCGCGCGGCCGCTGCCGTACGCGCTGCGCGACCGCGTCGAGGCGGAGCTGGACGAGATGCTGCGCTGCGGCGTCATCGAGCCGGTCGACACGTCGGAGTGGGCCACGCCGCTGGTACCGGTGCGTAAAGCCGATGGGGGTCTGCGAATCTGTGCAGATTACAAGGTAACCTTGAACCCCGCCTTACTGATCGATAGGTATCCCCTCCCTAAGATAGATGACCTCTTAGTGCGACTTAATGGTGCCCgtatattttcaaaaattgacCTGACACAGGCGTATAATCAGGTGGAGTTAGACGACTCCAAAAAGTATACCGTCATCAACACACATAAGGGATTATTTAGATATAATAGATTAGTTTACGGATTGGCATCCAGCCCTGGTATTTTCCAGCGAATTATGTCTAATTTGTTAAAAGACCTACCGCAAGTAGAAGTATTTCTAgatgatataattattggtTCCGCGGACATAAACTCTCATTTAAGTACATTAGAAAAAGTATTGAAACGACTTCATAGTCAGGGAATGAAATTAAAGAAAAGTAAATGTTCTTTCTTATTAGAAGAGGTACAATATTTGGGATTTATCATTTCAAAAGACGGAATTAAAGTTGATCCTACCAAGATAGAAGGTATCCTTAAGATACCTCGACCTCTCAATGTAACTGATTTAAGGTCATTTTTAGGGGTGGTTAATTTTTATGCTCGCTTTGTACCCAATTTGAGTACGATTTTATCCCCTTTGTACGATTTACTTAGAAAAGGTGCCGTGTGGAATTGGGATTTAAGTTGCGAAAAATCATTCAAATGTATTAAGAAAGTGTTAGTGAGCGCGGAAGTGTTAAGTCATTATGATCCGAACAAAAAGCTGACGCTGACCACTGACGCGAGCAGCCGCGGCATTTCCGGCGTGCTGACGCAGCCGGCGGACGGCGCGGACGCGGGCGCGGACGcaggcgcgggcggcgcgcgcgAACGCCCGGTGGCGTACGTCTCGCGTTCTTTAAATGAGGCGGAGCGTAATTACTCTCAAATAGACAAAGAGGCGTTGGCGATCGTATTCAGTTTACAAAAGTTACACCAATTCCTTTATGGTAGACATTTTACATTAAGAACGGATCACAAACCGCTAGTTAGTATTTTTGGTTCGAAGCAGGGTATTCCCGCGATGGTGGCTAGCCGATTGCAACGGTGGGCGATTAAACTTTCCGCATATACTTATGATATAGAGTACATACGCACTGATGCTAATGGCGCAGATGGCTTATCGCGCCTGCCCGTGCCTACCAAAAATGCTGAATCGCTAGACGGCCCGCCGCCCGAGCAAACGTATTTACATTTCGCCCACAACGAATTGTTATTAGATTACCATGATGTTAAAAAAGAAACACAACGAGACCCAACCTTAAGCCGAGTGTTAGGGTATATACGATCCAGTTGGCCGAGCGAGGTAGAAATACGGAATTTACAACCGTACTTTAACCGTAGGCTAGAATTGTACGAAGAATTAGGATGCGTAATGTGGGGCCATCGGGTGGTAATACCGGAAGGTTGCCGAGATAGGGTTTTAAACGTGTTACATGAGAGTCACATGGGAATCGTAAAGACGAAAGCGTTTGCCCGGAGCTACGTGTGGTGGCCGGGTATAGACGAGGCGGTGGAGCGTGTGTGCCGCGAGTGCGCCGTGTGCGCCGCCGAGGCCGAGGCGCCCGCGCGTCACGCGCCCTGTCCGTGGCCCTGGCCCGCGCGCCCGTGGACTAGGGTTCATTTGGACTTTTTAGGTCCTCTTTATGGTTTAACTTATTTGGTTATGATTGACGCTCGAACAAAGTGGCTTGAGGTATTTCCCGTAAATAGTACCTCGGCTAATAATACCATTGAAAAGCTATGTGAAGTGAACTCTCGATTGGGTTTCCCTAGACAGATAGTTTCGGATAACGGCCCGCCGTTCACGAGCGCACAATTCGCGAACTTTTTAGAGAAAAACCGTATTGAACATGTACACTCAGCTCCATATCATCCATCGTCGAACGGAGCCGCAGAAAACTCGGTACGTGTAATAAAACGGGTTATTAAGAAAGCCGTGCGACAAAAGCAAAATGTTAATCTGGCTATCAGTAATTTCTTACTTCATTATCGCAATACGCCACACTGCACGACAGGAGAAAGTCCGGCTTCACTTATGATAGGCAGGCAGGTTCGTACCCAATTAGATGTACTGCGCCCAGATTGTGAAGATAGGGTTCGTAAAGTGCAGAGGAAACAAGCAGACGTTCGACTGGGGCCTAACCGCGTTCTCCAATCGGGTGATAAAGTATGGATAAGGCAATATCGGGGAGATACAAAATGGATTCCCGGTCATATTACTCAGAGGACGGGTACTACGGACTATACCGTGCGCGATAACTTAAATAGAGAGGTACATAGGCATGTTGATCAGTTAAGGCGGCGATCAAGTGTATTATCCTGCCCAGGTGACGCATCGGCTTTGCAGGTACCTCGGCCCGAACCAGTGGAACACTCTGACGAGGCACCTGACCACTCTGACCACGCTGACACTCCAGTAGCCACGAGCACGCCGCGGCGCAGTCATCAAAGTCCGGATTCGAGCCGAGCAGCTGACGCGCGGCCCGGAACACCGCAGAGTTCGCCAAGGTCAAGTTGTAGCGAAGACCTATTTTTGTCACCTACAACAAGTACAACTCCACCTTCTAAACCGCCCCAGTTACCTAGGCATATTAGGGAATGTCGATTAAAAAACCCACCGAAGTataaattttagtttaaatagtttttaagtttacttcTATATGTATCATGCTACCCCTGAGCTTAGATAATACTTACCTTAAAATGAAGGTATACCTAAAGATACTGTGCTGTGTTTGTTTACTATTTTAATTATCTTGGTTGATAAAATGTTTTCTTTtaaggtacaaaaaaaaaaaaaaaaaaaaaaaaaaaaaaaaaaaaaaggagaaGATAGGTTGTTGATATCTGTttcgaaagtattttttttaatattaggtaTAATGTTTTTAGAAGAGAGTAgtgtaatgtatgtacctatatacttGTTTACTGTTATGTCGCGGTGCGCTCTCTGCAGGCCACCCAGTCTCGCAATAAATGTTTAACTGACCGGACGTGTGTGTTTCATTTATATAGACATATCAATATAGCCCTTACCTACACGCATGGAGCTCTTTGTGTATGAAAAAATAAGCATCAGAAAACCTTAAATAGGAGACACCACAATATCTAAAATATTGAGAACGCATTTCACTCAGTCAAATAACAGCTAAGCTCCTACTCTAGCGCGACTTGGAAGAGTTTTGGAACTGTTAGGGCATTATTTATAGCCAACAGCTGGACTCTTTTCTTTTTTCCAACTATTCTCCCCTAATACATAGTTTAGTTCTAACTCTACATACTCGTGAAGTGAGTGGAATGCGTCAAGATCTATCGTTCGGGCCGGCGCCTGCGCAGCGGTGCGTTTTCAATTAAGTGAGCCTCTGGAGGCCGGCTGCCACACAAATGGCTTTACTAATACCTTCATAACTTATCTGCGGGGTGGGTCTGGGGCTAAATGAGTATAAATATCGTACAACGTACTAGACACTAGATAACGTTAATAAAATAGTTACTTTAACTTTGGACTCTGGTCTTGAAAGAGAAAAGCCTCAAATCAAACTTCCAGTTTAATAATAAACCAAAGGCACATTTAATCGGCTGAATATGTATATCCACACACATCTaacgcgtagtgaccctgcctgctacgccgcggttccgggttcgaatcccggtaagggcatttatttgtgtgatgagtacagacACCTGAATACAAATTCGTATATATTCGTATTCGTATGCAAATTCTACTTTTCTCTTCAGCTGACTGTACCAGGGCCTGGAGCAAGGAGTCCAATCGTTGTCTCCGTGGCGAAAGACACGAAACATAGTGGTATCGcaccaatacagaagagcgataaagGGAGATGACAACGATACGCTAGGGATCATCGAATGTGATCTTGGCCAGAGGCACATGTTGTTTGAGCTGAACTCGACGAAGTTTCCTTTACAGACTTCCaatgtttttgttttacgaGAGTTAgcttttttatgagataggaggcaaacgagcaaacaggtcgcctgatggtaagcgatcacttccgcccatggacacccgaaacaccagaagtattggaggtgcgttgccggcctttaagatgggtgtacgctcttttcttgaaggtttgaaggtcgtatcggtccggaaataccgctggcgacaattcattccacagtttagctgtgcgaggcatgaagtttctggagaaacgcacagttgaggactgccagccatctaaatgatgagatggaaatgttgtcgcgtagggcgatgacggaaagaagcggtagctaatgaagtaggtacctactttaaccAGAACAATTACTAATCTTAAAACCTGCACTCAATATCTCATTCAGATCAATTTATAAGCAAAATCGAGCCAGTCACAAAAGCATGAATGAACAGGTCCTTAAATTAAAATCTGATCAAGATCTCGGCTAAATCCTGAGCCAAACTGCACAGGTTCGCCCACGGCAGACAGCTGGCGGATTTATTCGTTAACGAACTGACATAGGTACACAGATTACCTCATTTGAGATCAATTACTCAAGTGCAGGTTGAATGGAAGTGATCCCTTATTTTGTATTTCGTTGTATGTTTGATAAGTAATAAAGTGTCTAGGTACATGAAAACATACATCTGTGATTCGACTACCGTACCGTACCCGACAGGAAATGTACACACCCTATTTTACACCCTAAGGTCAATCAAATATCAATCATCTTTTCTATCTAATACCCGTCTACTTCCGATCGCAGTCCGTTATATTACCCATTTAAGCTTTATTATCACACAactactaatataataaaatgtgacgttatctgggtaagggaccttattgtcgatggcgcttacgtcccgcggcgtcgtatttgtatacgaacatcaTTCATAACGCcttaagcgccatcgacaataatgtccctttacccagataatgtcacaaatCAATTTTACGTGTTCAATTTGGCCGCCACACGCCACACCTAACAATTTAGTATACTTTAGTATTAAtcgtattttgtatttgaatcGAAATGG includes the following:
- the LOC125225738 gene encoding uncharacterized protein LOC125225738: MSVGKIKAFEVSSGNWSTYVDRVNMYFKANDISDNLQLPTLIAVMGDEAYELLSNLTSPKKPGEMTYKEVIKIMSDHIEPKPSFMAERYRLRQRRQGDKETVAQYLADLKKMARYCDFSTALEDNLRDQFVCGLKNDTIRQRLFAESDLTYSKAVQLALSLEAAEKDAAMVERASVSETGDAGERAETVHALTSWQPRGSNGVSNAICAVCGKLGHRDVQCPYKDFQCNKCGNVGHLKRVCPARLGGGNGGNARVSGGDARGSSGGSGGARRRGAGGRRGAQRANRASAIHHVQAEDGETQYEEEVTSGSDFEEDLHHLCLNDYKSV